In one window of Henckelia pumila isolate YLH828 chromosome 1, ASM3356847v2, whole genome shotgun sequence DNA:
- the LOC140890148 gene encoding uncharacterized protein, whose amino-acid sequence MAGRQILLLNSQLHSNPLNCLFGIANFSSKSIPYMVKVGIPEFLNGVGKGVEKHVEKLESELGDLNKLLVTRTIKLKRLGIPCQDCAYSMDHSYLRHLTPRGFLEAQGNATVPLKGN is encoded by the exons ATGGCGGGGAGGCAAATCCTGTTGTTGAATTCCCAGTTACACTCAAACCCATTGAATTGCTTATTTGGCATTGCGAATTTCTCGTCCAAGTCGATCCCTTACATGG TGAAGGTCGGGATACCGGAGTTCTTGAACGGAGTGGGGAAAGGAGTTGAAAAACACGTGGAGAAGCTGGAGTCTGAACTTGGGGACTTGAACAAACTTCTCGTCACACGCACTATTAAGCTCAAGAGACTCGGCATTCCCTGCCAGGAT TGTGCTTATAGTATGGATCATAGTTATTTACGGCACTTGACACCAAGAGGTTTTCTGGAGGCGCAAGGAAATGCAACTGTTCCATTGAA AGGAAACTGA